A section of the Bacteroidota bacterium genome encodes:
- a CDS encoding PKD domain-containing protein yields the protein MVMAFNKSNRQPYFVIFILLIVLLQFCSKKNDDSPAPPQGSKPTAAFTSNVTNAIEGDTIQFTDQSTNSPTSWLWTFGDGTTSTVQNPSHVYADKGTYTVALNASNKFGSGIETKENYIKVIKQEEIGISEAFVNLNESGGSVQSYNVEAGTATIRFTGAVPSVVTGSVMTIDMDTMGYLRKVISSQVSGSTLTVETEQAYLTDIFVDKDFNLNTEMIEPNQSLKSTSSNLEISRALTDQNGFIHPVEIIYKKQDGETIIKSVINNKPESSESSYKIIDFTKNLSNTNLYGKDGDDVHFYIKTGEASLISNAVFEFDFEYKGELTQNTRVKKGDLNSFKFYLQSEAGFLAKLALEMKKEFTKEDQKKLIDLARVTAKFLVGTVPVWISFDVDIYGKYSLTATTKLSAEMGFRSKHTLSVGGIYDKNSDSFTPIKEYVPENTIYPLSLNGEVNLTARLELFPRVEVLFYSFFGPFAEIVPYLEGNYKSGFQSQLTSTGTKTFVAWNSSLDLGLDFRIGSKLTFLWGLQNKEFGPSKYPCFKTQLWKAPNKINLLTELPAEADAKSKFSLRYKVTDMLENGVPQCPVYIDGDGTLSGNIITTNANGEAFVDWTLKSEAEENNITAIVYDATKTIVDQKSTKVTGLVADSIPTVSTSDVTNISDSSATCGGEVTNQGKSDVAARGICWNTYGSPTVDNNKSINGAGLGTFTANLSGLESNTSYYVRAYATNEQGTAYGYEKVFTSCAEQDSLVDERDGHTYKTVKIGNQTWMAENLAYLPYVIPSSEYYYIITYHVYEYEGTDVNEAKATSNYNTYGVLYNWPAVMAGASSSNSNPSGIQGICPNGWHLPSDAEWSELTDNFGNFIVAGGALKEAGTSHWNSPNTGATNESGFTALPGGVRGAGGYFGNIGNYGWWWSATEDVNNTDNAWGRGLYYKDTKVDRVRSTNKLFGFSVRCVRDN from the coding sequence ATGGTTATGGCATTCAATAAATCTAACAGACAACCCTATTTTGTCATTTTTATTCTTTTAATCGTATTATTGCAATTTTGTAGTAAGAAAAATGATGATTCGCCAGCTCCTCCGCAAGGTAGTAAACCAACAGCAGCTTTTACTTCCAATGTAACAAATGCAATTGAAGGGGATACAATTCAGTTTACCGATCAATCAACAAACAGTCCGACAAGCTGGTTGTGGACATTTGGAGATGGTACCACAAGTACCGTACAAAACCCTTCCCATGTATACGCAGACAAAGGTACATACACCGTGGCATTAAATGCGAGCAACAAATTTGGTTCTGGCATTGAAACAAAAGAAAATTATATCAAAGTGATTAAACAGGAAGAAATTGGTATAAGCGAAGCATTTGTTAATTTGAATGAATCCGGGGGTAGCGTGCAAAGTTATAATGTGGAAGCTGGCACGGCTACTATAAGGTTTACTGGTGCAGTTCCATCGGTTGTTACCGGTTCTGTTATGACAATAGATATGGACACCATGGGTTATCTGCGTAAGGTTATCAGCTCTCAGGTAAGTGGCAGCACATTGACTGTGGAAACCGAACAGGCATATTTAACAGATATTTTTGTGGATAAAGATTTTAATCTGAATACAGAAATGATCGAACCCAATCAATCATTGAAAAGTACAAGTTCCAATCTAGAAATATCAAGGGCATTGACTGATCAAAACGGTTTTATTCATCCCGTTGAAATTATTTATAAAAAACAGGATGGAGAAACAATTATTAAAAGCGTTATAAATAACAAACCGGAGAGCAGCGAAAGCAGCTATAAAATAATTGATTTTACAAAAAATTTGTCGAATACTAACTTATATGGGAAAGATGGTGATGATGTTCATTTCTACATAAAAACCGGAGAAGCGTCTTTAATTTCAAATGCAGTATTTGAATTTGATTTTGAATACAAGGGTGAATTAACTCAGAATACCAGGGTTAAAAAGGGAGATCTGAATTCGTTCAAATTTTATCTGCAAAGTGAAGCCGGATTTTTGGCCAAGCTTGCCCTTGAAATGAAAAAAGAATTTACAAAGGAAGATCAGAAAAAACTTATTGATTTGGCCAGGGTAACCGCCAAGTTTCTTGTTGGAACTGTTCCGGTTTGGATTTCTTTTGATGTTGATATTTATGGAAAATACAGCCTGACAGCGACAACAAAATTAAGTGCCGAAATGGGTTTCAGAAGCAAACACACCTTGAGTGTGGGAGGTATCTACGACAAAAATTCAGATTCATTTACACCCATCAAAGAGTATGTACCGGAGAATACCATTTATCCGTTAAGCCTGAATGGTGAAGTGAACCTGACCGCCCGTTTAGAATTGTTCCCAAGGGTTGAGGTTTTGTTTTATAGTTTTTTTGGCCCCTTTGCCGAAATCGTACCTTATTTGGAAGGTAATTATAAGTCAGGTTTCCAGAGCCAGTTGACAAGTACGGGCACCAAAACATTTGTTGCCTGGAACAGCAGCCTGGATCTTGGGCTGGATTTCAGGATCGGATCCAAATTGACTTTTTTGTGGGGATTGCAGAATAAGGAATTTGGGCCGAGCAAATACCCATGCTTTAAAACGCAATTATGGAAGGCTCCCAATAAAATAAATTTGTTAACTGAATTGCCCGCTGAAGCAGATGCGAAATCGAAGTTTTCGCTGAGATACAAGGTTACAGATATGCTTGAGAATGGTGTACCTCAGTGTCCTGTTTATATTGATGGTGACGGTACATTATCCGGCAATATCATAACGACCAATGCTAACGGAGAGGCCTTTGTAGATTGGACCCTAAAATCTGAAGCCGAGGAAAATAATATTACAGCCATTGTGTACGATGCCACAAAAACCATCGTGGATCAGAAGAGTACAAAAGTGACAGGGCTGGTAGCTGATAGCATACCAACTGTTAGTACATCAGATGTTACTAATATTTCCGATAGCAGTGCCACATGCGGAGGTGAGGTAACGAATCAGGGAAAATCGGATGTAGCAGCACGGGGTATCTGTTGGAATACTTATGGAAGCCCGACAGTTGACAATAACAAAAGCATTAATGGAGCCGGGCTTGGGACTTTTACTGCCAATCTTAGTGGACTTGAATCAAATACTTCTTATTACGTTAGGGCTTATGCCACAAATGAACAAGGTACGGCTTATGGATATGAGAAAGTATTTACTAGCTGTGCAGAACAGGATTCATTAGTAGATGAACGCGATGGACATACATATAAGACTGTAAAAATTGGCAACCAAACCTGGATGGCAGAAAATCTGGCTTACCTGCCTTACGTTATCCCTTCATCAGAATATTATTATATAATCACGTATCATGTTTATGAATATGAAGGCACAGATGTAAATGAAGCAAAAGCAACTTCCAATTATAATACCTATGGAGTTTTATATAACTGGCCTGCTGTCATGGCAGGTGCATCGAGCAGCAATTCAAATCCAAGTGGGATACAAGGTATTTGCCCAAATGGATGGCATTTACCAAGTGATGCCGAGTGGTCTGAGTTAACTGACAACTTTGGTAATTTTATAGTTGCAGGTGGAGCACTAAAGGAAGCCGGCACTTCACATTGGAACAGCCCCAACACAGGAGCAACCAATGAGAGTGGGTTTACGGCCCTTCCGGGTGGCGTACGTGGCGCAGGTGGTTATTTCGGCAACATTGGCAACTACGGCTGGTGGTGGAGTGCTACTGAGGACGTTAACAATACGGATAACGCTTGGGGCCGGGGCTTGTACTACAAAGACACCAAAGTGGACAGGGTGCGCAGTACCAATAAGCTCTTTGGTTTTTCTGTGCGTTGCGTGAGGGATAATTAG
- a CDS encoding FAD:protein FMN transferase: MKKITSLILSLSIFAFSCQRQTTSSEKISFQGEAQGTYYLVTYFDEQNRNLQMEIDSILLDFDQSLSSWVPNSILSRVNRNEENVILDQYFIDNFNLSAKVSEESGGAFDCTVGPLIEAWGFGFRQKIELSQEMIDSIQAFIGYKKVWIENNMLVKSDPRMELSFNAVAQGYSVDVVGRFLKNLGIQNFIIDIGGEVLASGIKPNSELWQVGIQKPTENQDGEIEAEVIVSLKDKALVTSGSYRKYYEKNGKRYSHMIDPSTGYPVTHSLLSVSVLADKCAEADAYATAFMIMGLEKSLSFLEGRIDLEAFFIYTDHENKMATKATDGLSNLMQKSYPF; this comes from the coding sequence ATGAAAAAAATTACATCGCTGATCCTCAGCTTATCCATTTTTGCTTTTTCCTGTCAGAGACAAACAACCTCCTCAGAAAAAATTAGTTTCCAGGGGGAAGCCCAAGGGACTTATTATTTGGTCACTTATTTTGATGAGCAAAATAGAAATTTGCAAATGGAGATCGATTCTATTTTATTAGATTTTGATCAATCCTTATCATCATGGGTGCCTAATTCGATTTTATCGCGGGTAAACAGAAACGAGGAAAATGTGATTCTGGATCAATATTTTATCGACAATTTTAATTTATCTGCAAAGGTTTCAGAAGAAAGCGGTGGTGCTTTTGATTGTACGGTGGGTCCTCTCATTGAAGCATGGGGTTTCGGATTCAGGCAAAAAATTGAGCTCAGTCAGGAAATGATTGATAGTATTCAGGCATTTATAGGTTATAAAAAGGTTTGGATTGAAAATAACATGTTGGTTAAGTCTGACCCACGTATGGAACTAAGTTTTAATGCTGTTGCTCAGGGTTATTCTGTTGATGTGGTTGGCCGATTTCTGAAAAATCTGGGGATTCAGAATTTTATAATTGATATAGGTGGAGAGGTATTGGCTTCCGGGATCAAGCCCAATTCAGAATTATGGCAGGTTGGGATTCAAAAACCCACGGAAAATCAGGATGGAGAAATAGAAGCCGAGGTAATAGTAAGTCTAAAGGATAAAGCTTTGGTTACTTCAGGAAGCTATCGTAAATATTATGAAAAAAATGGCAAACGATATTCTCATATGATTGATCCCTCAACAGGTTATCCGGTTACGCATTCATTGCTTAGCGTATCGGTTTTAGCCGATAAATGTGCCGAAGCCGATGCTTATGCAACTGCATTTATGATTATGGGATTGGAAAAATCCTTAAGCTTCCTTGAAGGACGGATTGATTTAGAAGCTTTTTTCATTTATACCGATCATGAGAATAAAATGGCAACAAAAGCGACAGATGGCCTTTCGAATTTAATGCAGAAATCTTACCCTTTTTAG
- the nqrF gene encoding NADH:ubiquinone reductase (Na(+)-transporting) subunit F: MGLVVLISIAVFLSIIMLLVSVLLYARKKLMPSGEIKLVINDEKEFMVTPGSTVLTTLANEKIFLPSACGGGGTCAMCKCQVFEGGGSILPTEVGYFTRKEQQNNWRLGCQVKVKENMKIGIPKEIFGIKKWECEVISNRNVATFIKEFVVRLPEGETLDFRSGGYIQIDVPKCEVDFKDMVIEEKYRGDWDHFKMWDLKMKNPEPVFRAYSMANHPAEGNIVMLNIRIATPPFDRVAGGFKNVNPGICSSYIFSRKAGDKVTVSGPYGEFFIKPTEREMMFIGGGAGMAPMRSHIFDQFNTRKTNRKATFWYGGRSSRELFYVDQFREIEKNFPNFKFNIGLSEPLPEDHWDGYTGFIHQIIMDNYLKTHPEPEEIEYYLCGPPMMNDAVLKMLDDYGVPQEMIAFDDFGG, from the coding sequence ATAGGATTGGTTGTATTGATCAGCATTGCTGTTTTCTTATCCATAATCATGCTGTTGGTTTCTGTGCTGTTGTACGCCAGAAAAAAGCTCATGCCTTCAGGTGAAATTAAGCTTGTAATCAACGATGAGAAAGAATTTATGGTTACTCCGGGTTCGACTGTATTGACTACATTAGCCAACGAAAAAATATTTCTGCCATCGGCATGTGGCGGGGGTGGAACATGTGCCATGTGCAAATGTCAGGTGTTTGAAGGAGGAGGATCAATTCTTCCTACCGAAGTGGGATATTTTACCCGTAAAGAGCAACAGAATAACTGGAGACTTGGATGTCAGGTAAAAGTTAAAGAAAATATGAAAATAGGCATTCCAAAAGAAATTTTCGGGATCAAGAAATGGGAATGTGAAGTTATTTCAAATCGCAATGTGGCTACCTTTATTAAGGAATTTGTTGTTCGGCTGCCCGAAGGAGAAACCCTGGATTTCCGTTCAGGTGGATATATTCAAATTGATGTACCGAAATGTGAAGTTGATTTTAAAGATATGGTTATCGAGGAAAAATATCGGGGCGACTGGGACCACTTCAAAATGTGGGATTTGAAAATGAAAAATCCTGAACCCGTTTTCCGTGCTTATTCGATGGCCAACCATCCTGCCGAAGGAAATATCGTGATGTTAAATATCCGTATTGCAACGCCACCATTCGATCGGGTTGCAGGTGGTTTCAAAAACGTGAATCCCGGAATTTGTTCTTCTTATATATTTTCACGAAAAGCAGGTGATAAAGTTACTGTTTCAGGCCCCTATGGTGAGTTTTTTATTAAACCTACCGAGCGAGAGATGATGTTTATTGGTGGAGGTGCCGGAATGGCTCCAATGCGTTCACATATTTTCGATCAGTTTAATACACGTAAAACAAATCGTAAAGCCACGTTTTGGTACGGCGGTCGATCTTCTAGGGAATTATTCTATGTTGATCAATTCAGGGAAATTGAAAAGAATTTTCCGAATTTCAAATTCAATATTGGACTTTCAGAACCTTTGCCCGAAGATCATTGGGATGGGTACACAGGTTTTATTCATCAGATAATTATGGACAATTATTTAAAAACCCATCCGGAGCCGGAAGAGATTGAATATTATTTGTGCGGACCACCGATGATGAATGATGCAGTACTTAAGATGCTTGATGATTATGGAGTACCTCAGGAAATGATTGCTTTTGATGATTTCGGAGGATAA
- the nqrE gene encoding NADH:ubiquinone reductase (Na(+)-transporting) subunit E, producing the protein MQELFNIFVKSIFIDNMVFAYFLGMCSYLAVSKTVKTSMGLGLAVIFVLAITVPVDYLMNEYLLSAGALSWLGPEFADVDLSFLSFIMFIAVIASMVQLVEMIVEKFTPALYNSLGIFLPLIAVNCAILGGSLFMQEREYETIWQATSFGLGSGVGWLLAIVGIAAIREKIRYSNVPAPLRGLGITFIITGLMGIAFMSFLGIKL; encoded by the coding sequence ATGCAGGAATTATTTAACATATTCGTAAAGTCCATCTTTATTGATAATATGGTATTTGCCTATTTTCTGGGCATGTGTTCATATTTAGCTGTTTCAAAAACAGTTAAAACTTCAATGGGGCTTGGTTTGGCAGTAATTTTCGTACTCGCAATTACCGTACCGGTTGATTATTTGATGAATGAGTATTTGCTTTCAGCCGGTGCTTTGAGCTGGTTAGGACCAGAATTTGCGGATGTGGATTTAAGCTTCTTAAGTTTCATCATGTTCATCGCTGTAATTGCATCAATGGTGCAGCTTGTTGAGATGATCGTTGAAAAATTTACACCTGCATTATATAATTCATTGGGTATTTTCCTTCCATTAATAGCTGTAAACTGTGCAATTTTAGGTGGTTCGTTATTTATGCAGGAGCGTGAATATGAAACAATCTGGCAAGCTACTTCTTTTGGTTTAGGTTCAGGCGTTGGATGGTTATTGGCAATTGTTGGGATAGCTGCCATTCGTGAGAAAATCCGTTATTCAAATGTTCCGGCTCCTTTACGTGGTTTGGGTATTACGTTCATTATTACCGGATTAATGGGAATTGCATTTATGAGTTTCTTAGGAATAAAATTGTAG
- a CDS encoding NADH:ubiquinone reductase (Na(+)-transporting) subunit D, with product MSELKKEKEPMFSAKNRKLLINPLHKENPITMQVLGICSALAVTAKVKPAFVMAISVMAVLAIGNVIISILRNGIPPRIRIIVQLVVIAALVILVDQVLKAFVFDVSKQLSVFVGLIITNCIIMGRFEAFAMGNKPWESFLDGLGNAFGYGWILIVVAFFRELLGSGTIWDFPVMEKLGVYNFGYENNGFMILPPMALIIVGVIIWVQRSKDKTLIEGK from the coding sequence ATGAGTGAACTGAAAAAAGAAAAGGAACCAATGTTTTCGGCTAAGAACCGTAAACTCTTAATCAATCCCCTTCATAAAGAGAACCCGATTACCATGCAGGTTTTGGGGATTTGTTCGGCTTTAGCAGTAACTGCTAAGGTTAAACCGGCATTCGTGATGGCAATATCTGTTATGGCAGTTTTAGCTATTGGTAATGTAATTATCTCAATATTGCGAAATGGGATTCCTCCTCGAATTAGAATTATTGTTCAGTTGGTAGTGATTGCTGCTCTCGTAATTCTTGTTGACCAAGTGCTTAAAGCATTTGTTTTTGACGTAAGTAAACAGCTTTCTGTATTCGTTGGATTGATTATTACCAACTGTATAATCATGGGCCGATTTGAAGCATTTGCAATGGGCAACAAACCCTGGGAGTCGTTTTTAGACGGTTTGGGAAATGCATTTGGTTACGGCTGGATTTTAATAGTAGTAGCTTTCTTCCGCGAGCTTTTGGGCTCTGGTACCATTTGGGATTTTCCGGTTATGGAAAAATTGGGAGTGTACAACTTTGGATATGAAAACAATGGATTTATGATTTTACCTCCAATGGCTCTAATTATTGTTGGTGTAATCATCTGGGTTCAGAGATCAAAGGATAAAACATTAATCGAAGGGAAATAA
- the nqrC gene encoding NADH:ubiquinone reductase (Na(+)-transporting) subunit C yields the protein MYSNFYIFRYASVMVIIVAAVLSSAAMFLKPLQEKNEAIDKMKGVLASANIEATSENAIDLYKKNITEEIVINNAGEIVESSRSGDVEPGKSLAFNLDLKKELYKKEKGQEFNIPLLVAEANGIKTFIIPLRGTGLWGPIWGNIAVKDNFSTVVGATFGHKGETPGLGAEIDTKTFQLQFVGKEVFKDGKFQSVKVVKGGVATLQAEMHIHGVDAISGGTITSDAVSAMLTNCLENYVPYINKRN from the coding sequence ATGTATAGTAATTTTTATATTTTTCGATATGCAAGTGTGATGGTGATCATTGTAGCTGCCGTATTATCTTCGGCTGCAATGTTCCTAAAACCGCTTCAGGAAAAAAATGAAGCAATCGACAAAATGAAAGGTGTTCTCGCTTCTGCAAATATTGAAGCTACTTCAGAAAATGCCATCGACCTTTACAAAAAAAACATTACCGAGGAAATTGTAATCAATAATGCTGGTGAAATAGTTGAGTCTAGCAGGAGTGGTGATGTTGAGCCTGGGAAAAGCCTTGCTTTTAATTTAGATTTGAAAAAGGAGTTATATAAAAAGGAGAAAGGTCAGGAGTTTAATATACCACTTTTAGTAGCAGAAGCAAATGGTATAAAGACTTTTATCATTCCTTTGCGTGGCACTGGGCTTTGGGGCCCCATCTGGGGAAACATAGCTGTAAAAGATAACTTTAGTACTGTTGTTGGTGCAACCTTTGGACACAAAGGTGAAACTCCGGGTTTGGGTGCCGAAATCGACACTAAAACCTTTCAGCTTCAGTTTGTTGGAAAAGAAGTTTTTAAAGACGGAAAATTCCAATCTGTGAAAGTTGTTAAAGGTGGTGTTGCCACACTTCAAGCTGAAATGCATATACATGGTGTAGATGCCATTTCTGGAGGTACCATCACCAGCGATGCGGTAAGTGCAATGCTTACCAATTGTTTAGAAAATTATGTTCCATATATCAATAAACGCAATTAA
- a CDS encoding NADH:ubiquinone reductase (Na(+)-transporting) subunit B: MKALRKILDNIKPHVQKGGKFEMFRSTFDAMETLFFVPDHVTVKGSHIRDGVDMKRTMITVFIALIPALLFGMWNVGYQHFRSLGETVELWPAFWYGFLKVLPILVVSYVVGLGIEIIFAQKRGHEVNEGFFVSGLLIPLILPPDIPLWMVAVSTAFAVIIGKEVFGGTGMNILNPALTARAFLFFAYPSFMSGDKVWISDKADAFSGATPLGDALVGNIDKLPNPMDMIIGIIPGSVGETSIIAIGIGALILLYTGVGSWRILFSTIAGGLFMGYLFNLWGLNDYMNIPPYYHLIMGGFAFGAVFMATDPVTAAQTNKGKYIYGFLIGMMAVLIRVFNPAYPEGMMLAILLMNVFAPLIDHYVVEANIRRRLKRVKA, from the coding sequence ATGAAAGCACTTAGAAAAATATTAGATAATATAAAACCCCATGTTCAAAAGGGTGGGAAATTTGAAATGTTCCGCTCTACTTTTGATGCCATGGAAACCTTGTTTTTTGTTCCTGATCATGTAACAGTCAAGGGAAGTCATATTAGGGATGGGGTTGATATGAAAAGAACGATGATTACGGTTTTCATCGCCTTAATTCCGGCATTACTGTTCGGAATGTGGAATGTGGGATATCAGCATTTTCGCTCACTTGGCGAAACAGTTGAATTATGGCCGGCATTTTGGTACGGGTTTTTAAAGGTACTTCCAATCTTAGTTGTTTCGTATGTAGTTGGTTTGGGTATAGAAATCATATTCGCCCAAAAACGCGGACACGAAGTTAACGAAGGGTTTTTTGTATCGGGATTATTAATTCCATTAATTCTTCCTCCCGACATTCCATTGTGGATGGTTGCCGTTTCAACTGCTTTTGCAGTAATTATTGGGAAAGAAGTTTTTGGTGGTACCGGGATGAATATACTCAATCCTGCATTAACTGCCCGTGCATTCTTGTTTTTTGCTTATCCTTCATTCATGTCGGGTGATAAAGTATGGATTTCGGATAAAGCTGATGCTTTTTCGGGAGCCACTCCACTCGGGGATGCTTTAGTTGGAAATATCGACAAATTACCAAATCCAATGGATATGATTATTGGGATTATTCCCGGTTCGGTAGGCGAAACTTCAATTATTGCAATCGGTATTGGTGCCTTGATACTTTTATATACAGGTGTTGGAAGTTGGAGGATTTTATTCTCAACTATAGCAGGTGGATTATTCATGGGCTATTTATTTAATTTGTGGGGATTAAATGATTATATGAATATTCCTCCTTATTATCACTTGATTATGGGTGGTTTTGCTTTTGGTGCGGTATTTATGGCAACCGACCCTGTTACGGCAGCACAAACCAATAAAGGAAAATACATTTATGGGTTCTTAATAGGAATGATGGCGGTGCTGATCAGGGTGTTTAATCCGGCTTATCCCGAAGGGATGATGCTTGCCATTTTGTTAATGAATGTATTTGCACCACTTATCGATCATTATGTGGTAGAAGCTAATATCAGAAGACGACTTAAACGTGTTAAGGCTTAA
- a CDS encoding Na(+)-translocating NADH-quinone reductase subunit A: MPKMIKIKKGLDIKLIGEAEKVVAELDIKNFAIKPTDFIGVFPKMIVKEGDFVKAGSPLFFDKYRDNIQFTAPVSGKIIELKRGPKRILLEVKIEADGKNEFIDFGKANPKNLDKKDVIAKLLESGTWPFIRQRPYSIIANPNDEPKAIFISAFDTSPLAPDYDLLVHGQGETFQAGLDALVKLTKGKVHLNVNTMAAPSKVFSNSKNVQINEFSGPHPAGNIGTQIAYIDPINKGDIVWYLYPQDVLTIGRLFLEGKYDTTRLITFTGSEVLSPKYYKTKLGASVEPFAHHNVTEVKKRFISGNVLTGTKIESTGYVCSYHTQVTVIPEGDQHQFMGWLIPSPKKHSFYRTALSWMTPNKKFKLNTNINGGVRAFVMTGEFEKVFPMDIYPMQLIKAIMVEDIDAMENLGIYEVDDEDFALCEYISTSKIEIQSVVRHGLDMIRKEMS, from the coding sequence ATGCCGAAAATGATAAAAATTAAAAAGGGGCTGGATATTAAATTAATAGGTGAGGCTGAGAAAGTAGTAGCTGAACTTGATATCAAAAATTTCGCCATTAAACCAACCGATTTTATTGGCGTATTCCCTAAAATGATTGTGAAGGAAGGTGATTTTGTTAAAGCAGGATCACCTTTGTTTTTTGATAAATATAGAGATAACATCCAGTTTACTGCCCCTGTGAGCGGGAAGATTATTGAGTTGAAAAGAGGTCCTAAGCGTATCTTGCTTGAAGTAAAGATAGAGGCCGACGGTAAAAATGAATTCATTGATTTTGGGAAAGCGAATCCTAAGAATCTGGATAAGAAAGATGTGATTGCTAAATTATTGGAAAGTGGTACATGGCCTTTTATTCGTCAACGTCCTTATTCTATAATTGCAAATCCAAACGATGAACCAAAAGCCATTTTTATTTCAGCATTTGATACAAGTCCTTTGGCTCCCGATTATGACTTGTTAGTTCATGGTCAGGGCGAAACTTTTCAGGCCGGACTTGACGCATTAGTTAAGTTGACTAAAGGTAAGGTTCATCTGAATGTGAATACGATGGCGGCCCCTTCAAAGGTATTTAGTAATTCAAAAAATGTTCAGATCAACGAATTTTCAGGGCCTCACCCCGCCGGAAATATAGGGACTCAAATTGCATATATCGATCCTATTAATAAAGGAGATATCGTTTGGTATCTTTATCCGCAGGATGTTTTAACAATCGGAAGATTATTTTTGGAAGGCAAATATGACACAACCCGATTGATCACTTTTACAGGCTCTGAGGTTTTAAGTCCTAAGTATTATAAAACAAAGTTGGGAGCAAGTGTAGAACCATTCGCTCATCATAATGTTACTGAGGTTAAGAAGCGCTTTATCAGTGGAAACGTGTTAACAGGTACTAAAATTGAGAGTACCGGATATGTTTGTTCATACCATACTCAGGTAACTGTTATTCCTGAAGGAGATCAGCACCAATTTATGGGTTGGTTAATTCCAAGCCCTAAGAAACATAGTTTCTACCGTACTGCTCTTTCCTGGATGACTCCAAATAAAAAATTCAAATTAAATACCAATATTAATGGTGGTGTTCGGGCTTTCGTTATGACAGGTGAGTTTGAAAAGGTTTTTCCTATGGATATTTATCCTATGCAATTAATTAAAGCCATCATGGTTGAAGATATAGATGCGATGGAAAACCTGGGAATTTATGAAGTGGATGATGAAGATTTCGCTTTATGCGAATATATCAGTACTTCTAAAATCGAAATCCAATCTGTTGTTCGACATGGTTTGGATATGATTAGAAAGGAAATGAGTTAA